aaaaaacctAAATGGCAGTGTAGTGAGATTGTGAAAATAAGTCATATTTCTATAGAGGGTAGCATTCATAAGATCGAATAATTTTTACTCTGCAATTTGGTATGGCACTAAAATGTATTCTTCAAGCAGGGACCGCAATATGTTTGCACAACTTTTTGGACATTTGTCTGTACAAACTGCAGTGGAATACAGTAAGTGTTACTATGAGTTTTTGTTTTATCCATTTCCTTTTACAAATGCTCTTATTTATCATGGGTTGGggtttttcatctttcttgttaaTGGCATGGTGCATGTATAAAGCATCAAGGTTCTACATGAATAATGTTATAGAGATAGATTAAATAGGGCATGTTCATTTACATATTATGCCAGTTCACTCTAGCAGTGTAGTTAATTAACACCTGCCTGTGTTGACCTGCTGTGTGATATTTAACAATTTAGTCGTGAGTTTACACACCGAGTTAAATCGATATCGATGGCTAAATTTACATTTGAAGAAGTTGGTGCTCTTCAAGCAGGGGGAAATGAGGTATGCAACAAGGAATATTTCGAATTGGTCTATATATTTATTCTCTTCCATTATTTACTAACCTCTCTGTATGGTTGTTGACTATCTTATGTTTCATTTTCACAGCGTGCAAGGGAAATTTACTTCAAAGTGTGGGATCCACAGCGTCATTCTTTTCCAGACAGCAGGTTATTATGTAATCCTTTATGTTAGTTTAGGATACTTTCACaataaattttttcttatacACATGCTTGTTTGCAGTAATCTTCATAGACTGCGGGAATTTATAAAGCATGTCTATGTAGATAGGAAATATGCAGGTGATAGGAGTGTGCACAAGCTCCAAAAGATAAAAGTGGTAAGCCGCTTATCCTTCCATACACAATCACAAACCCATTATAGAATTGGCGATCAGTTGTTTGGATGTGTTTCCAATTAAAGCCATCTTTATTTCTCGAGATGATCTTGTATACTATACAGGGTGAGAAAGAGGAATTTTACGAAAACATGAAGGCTGGTACATATTCAAGTGGATCTAGAAGTCCATCTTACCATGAAAGATCTAGTTCTGGTGGAAAAGATGAGAAAAGTTTCAGATACTATTATGATGAGAGAAGAAGTCCTCGGTATGCCCAAGAAAATTCAAGATATGGTGGTTATAAGAGAAGCCCTGTCCGCTTTGAGGTAGTTGATGATAGGGTTCGAGAGGATGGGCTTGGAAATGGTAGGCGATCTGCAATCAGCAGGTTGTCTAATGGAGAAGTGAAAACAGTTGGGAAGTCACCTGACCTGCAAAAAAACGTGGATAGGTCTAGATCTCCAGTGGTACGCTCTATTAAAGATATTTTGGGAGTGAATGTTCCAAGTCTACATGTAGGTGAAATTCCTAAATCAAATGCTGGAAGGAATGTGGGGAGGGATGATGAGACCTCTGCCAATACACAGGTGTGGTATTTTGTCTGTGAGATATACTCTTAACGTGCTTCTTCGCTTGTTTTGGATCTAATTTGACACTTAAAAAGAGACCCAACGTGTCCTGCAAGCTTTCTTTTGCTTCTCTTTGGCATAAAGTATATTATTTTCAGGAATCAAATATTGTCATCACCATGATTTTTGTCAGACTGTAATGTTGACTAATAGATcacaattattttaaaattttcaacttaTCAAATACAATCATATTTGGCTTTTCATAAAGCATTATTTACAGATAATACTTTTCTTGACAGTAACATAATTGGATTCCCTAGCATTGAAAGCTGATAACTTGCTTGTTTCTATTTAAATAAATTTGGGCATTTGCAGTGAAGGGGTTCTGAAGTAAACTTTATTCCAAGTGGAGGATGTACAGTTAAGCTCATTAAGGCTTTTGTAATTTCACTGAGTAGTTGATAATATCAATACCTAGCTGCGCACCATAGTATAAAATACCTTGATTTTACAAATAGTTGAAACAAAGAGAAAACTAGATGCAAGCTTATGTAACAATCAGAAATCTATTCACATATAAGAGAAAAATAGtgattatttgcatgaaaaattgtCATACTTGTTGATTTATATCAAGCTCCAATGATTAGCATATAGTAAGAGATGCTTTTCTAGCTAATGATGGTTCTTTAAGCTGAAAAAAAAACTTCATAGAGTTATATAAATGGTTAGTTAATTAAATGCTCACTTGATAACGAAGTCATAATAAATCTTTGTAAGCTTCTCGTTAAAGGTTGAATTTTGTTCAAGTAGGTGCAATATTCAGTCTAAAATATGATATGCTTTTCTCATTCGGTGCTTGTCATTGCAGATGGATGCATCTTGCCAGGGGACTGAACCTGTCAGTGGGAACTCAAGcaaatataaaagaataaatTCAGAAAGCTTGATAGATTTTAGTACTGATCCTGTGCCTCCCGATGCTGCAGTAGTGCAAACACAGCAAAATCCTCAATCCAAAGATGGTGATACTTGGCTATCTTGTGCGTCTTCACAAAAGAAGGTGACTCAAGCTTCAGATCCAAATTCTTTGGAATCTTTACTGTCCCAATTATCAGGCCCTGCTGTGGTACCTATTGGCTGCACACCTGGGGTGCACATGAGTGGGGATGCTCCATCAAGAACACCTGTAGAGGACAATTGTGGATTGCTTAGTGCTGGTGCTTCTCCAGCCACACCTGCAGAACACACTTCAGCAATGCCTACTAGCATTGGCGTGTCTGTAGCTGCATCAGGAAACAATGTTTCAATGCTTCCCCCTAATGAATGTGCTGCACTAGCTGCACCTGTAGAAGTGGCATCAGTATCGCCCAATGGCAGTGCTGATTCTATTGTCATGGTCACCAGTGAACAGAAATCGCCTAGTGTGCTGCAGCATCAGTTTTTTTCATCCCCGCCTGCAAACAGTGGCTGTTCTGCTCAGCAAATTATTCCCACAGTTGGAATTCTGGATACCCAGGCAGGACTGATGACATCCCTATCTTGGGTTTTTAAATTTCActttaaatcttgattttttttttttaatttcagttCTGACAGCAATTTCTGAGTGGAATCAGTTCTAGGAATGGAGGCAAAGTTACAAATCTTCCAATATTATCATGTTTTCTGTTATACATACAGTAACCAATCATGTGCTTCCTGTGCATATTTACAGCCACAGACTTCATCACTTGCACCAAATAAAGAAGGACCTTTCACTGCTTCCTCCAACCAATCATCTCAAGTTGTTTCAAAACCAGCCCAAGAAATGAGTTCTGGATTTGGATCGCAACATCTTCTGGGTGAAGCCAAGTCTTGCGGAAGAAAGGAACTTCCAGCGGTGATAGTGCTGTCTCATATGGTTCAGATTTTTCTTctgttttccatatttttaaaTGATGCATGTTGAATTTTTCACAGGACCTTTTCACTGCAACTTATACATCAATTCCAGCCCAGGTTATGTGTTGGCAAACTGTTCAACCTCAGGGCATGAGATTTAGCACTCCGCATAATCCTACCATGATGGTATCATACATGCCAGACAATCAAGTTTTTTCCAACTCAGCAAAATCTACAAACCCTTTTGATTTAAATGCTGAAACAACTCAAGCTCGAGACCAAGCAGTATGCACACTCAAAactgatttttcttttttaaaattcagTTACTGAttttgtatttgtgtgtgtgtgcatgtttcCTTCGACCAATGAATATAATCTGGAAATTTCAACTCTGCTTGATTTCGGCCTTagatttataattatttttttgctATCATGTATACACTGAAGGCTGAGAATTACGTTAATACATTGATTGGTTTATAAAGGAGCAAAGGATAAAGTGAAGCGACAATTTTTTCAGAGTGTTACATATATACTGGTTAATTCAGTTTCCCGAAATCCAGGGAAAGCTGAATTGTGTTTTAGGCCCAACAGTGCGTATTTTTATCTTATCCAaactatcttgatttttatgtTATCATTTCCTCTTATTCTCCTAGTATTTCTTGATAGGTATCCAGAAAGTAACTCCTTGCAAGTTGCAAGTGCTTTATTTAATGCTCATGTTCCATGCTTGAGCTGTGGTAAGGCTGTTATGCTCAAACCCAAAGGTCATAGATTCAATGTCACATACTCCAAATGTGGAAATAAGGCTGCTTGCATCATGCCCTTCCTAGACCCCCAACATTGCATGGGAGCCTTGTGCATTTGGGTGTTccgttttttattttatttttgtattttattatcatGCTTATGCCTTATGCTAATTACTATATGAAATTTTACCTGTTTTGGGAGATGAAGAAACAGTAAAAAGATTCTGGAAGTAATATTTCTGTAAGGgcatggcaaaaaaaaaaaaaatgaggcatGTGTTTTTATTTTATCTATTCCTCTTATTCTCCTAGTATTTCTTGATAGGTATCCAGAAAGTAACTCCTGGTTGCAAGTTGCAAGTGCTTTATTTAATGCTTATGTTACCATGCTTGAGCTGTGGTAAGGCTCTTACACTCCAACCCAAAGGTCATAGATTCAATGTCACATACTCCAAATGTGGAAATAAGGCTGCCTGCATCATGCCCTTCCTAGACCCCCAACATGGCATGGGAGCCTTGTGCATTTGGGtgttccatttttattttttttttgtattttattatcatGCTTATGCCTTATGCTAATTACTATATGAAATTTTACCTGTTTTGGGAGATGAAGAAACAGTAAAAAGATTCTGGAAGTAATATTTCTGTAAGGGCAtggcaaaataaaaaataaaaaaaatgaggcATGTGCAGTTGTGCCTGCTAAAATCCTGTTTGGTGCCTACTCTTTGAGAAATTTACAATTGATATGTTGAATACAGCTCCTAGAGCATTGACCGTGCTTACTTAGTTTCCAAGTCCCGAAAAGAATATGAACGAGAGCAAAGTTAAGATTTATATTTAGGCCTTAAATGGAAAGGAATGGTTCAACCCTGGCTTGAGTTGGCTTGCTTGAATACTCAAGTTCATTTGTTGGTATGAAAGAGCTATACTCAAGCTAAAATTCTGAGTCTCAATTGTCATCATAGCCACCAGCTGTGGCACCCACTTTCTAATCATGTCTTATGGAAGAGTAGTTATCAAAAAGATGTACGGAATGGGGGTCACTGAAAGTTAAAAATGTTAAAAAGATAGTGGGTAATAGAAGAGCAGTCTTAGGGAGTGGTTGTGGAATGTTAACGGAGTTCGATTACCTTACTACCCTTCACTTTGTTTTTACTTTAATACTGTTGGTGCTTGATTCTTTATGTTATGAGATAGTTTAGTAAAGCAAAATAAGACAAATGGTGGGGATCCCCATAGTATAATAATAAAGAAGCTTGAGCAACTGTATGCTCGACGTGTTTGAGCCTGGGAAAATGTCAAGTCAGAATAATATGCTGAATCCTTAACACTTCCATTGTCTTAAAAATGATCTGTTGGGCTAAACATGCCCATGGAAAAGGACTGTTACTGTGCTTGGGGTGGCGTTTCTCTATTTACATTGTCAAACCTTTCCAACCAGAAAAGAGCATTTCTGCATTCCAAAGGACCGTAAATGTCTAACCCCTGGACTCATGTTTACTGTAATTCATCTCTTTTCAACCGATGTCACATTGATACTTCAAACAATATCCATGTCAAATGCACAAGACATGGGTATGTTTGTTTGTGGTATCTGTTGAGGACACAGCTTTTATGAGCATGCCCAGTGAAGAAAGGAACAAATACCTCATTATGCATTCTGTCCATTCCCTGCATATTAATGTGTGcgtgtgcatgtatgcatgttTGGGAGTGACGGTAAATATGCTGCACAACTTGTGCATATGAGCTGGACAGATTTTGTTACAACATATACTTTGCATGACTTGACTTGAGCCTGAATTGATCTTGTTCCTGAATTGAGCTCGTTCTTTTTATTTCCAACTGAGCTTGAAGCCTTGAACTTTCACTAAATTTTAAGCCTGGGAAAAACTTTAAAGAATATTGTTTCTTCTTGTGTAGTTTGTCTCGATGGCACCTCTGCAAGGAGCACTACCTCGGGCACCATCTGATGCATCTGCCATGCTTCCACATTCAGCTTTTGCATTGGCCATGCCTCAAAGTAAAAAAGCATTGTTGTCTTTTGTTTCCTTGAAACATCCACTTTGTTGGTTCCATGGTTTTGCTCATGTCCTTTTCGATAATTTCAGGTGCGTACATGGGGCAACAAGCATCCAATAATATGCCACCTCCCAGGTGACTCCATGTTGTTAGGTTGCTTATCTCATGTAAAAGTTTGCTGAAGATATTAATCAAACACGCTTGGCTCCTACAAGATTATAAATCTATAATGAATTCACTAATACTCCGATCTAACTTCATCTAATTCTTACAAATAAGATTTCACTCAAGGCATTCAGAATTTCCCTTTACCCCTGATTATTGAAACAGATCAATATCACATTGGAGAGGACTATAAAATTTTGATGCCTCTACCTGATAggttctctttttctttttttctttaaaatgaaAAAAGGAAGTTATATCCAAAGCCTCCACCGATATGTTTCTACATTCAAAATCCTTTTGCATTAAGTGGTTATAAATGCACACAGCACCTATTATCTGACTGTTAGAATCTTTAGAAATATTTCACTGGTTCCCATAGCAATTAAAGTCACATGTTGTTCTTTTACTTTTCTTGTCTCTGGGTTTCTCAACTGGAAATGATATGATTTTTAGTCATGAAAGATGTAATTCCAATTTCCAACTCTCATCTGAGAAACTTTGCAGACAACAAGACTTGGGTAATTTTGGCAATGCTGGATCCATAAATACAAATCAGCAGCTGACTAGCGGATCCTTGGCACCCACTGCCTCAAATTCCTTTTCCTCAATGGGAACAAACCCATTTGGGTAGAAGCTGGAACAAATGACCGTGGTTTCAGCAGCATGATCTCCCTGTTTTATCCCTTAGCGTCCTTGAGGAGACATCTGGAATCTTTCTGATTGAAGATGACTTGGAAATGAGACTTATGAATCAGTTGATTTGCCATCTATATCTCTGGCCAAGGAAGGGGGATTGGACTAATATACAAATTGGGAAGTAGCATGAACGCACCCAGTTGCATCAAGGCATCTATTCATGGCCAAGGTGTTTGTTGTAAACTTACTGTTGCAGTCAACTTAGCATCAGAGGATGCTACTGATCTGGGTTTCTCTTTTGTGGTACTGCAGTTGTCAGCCGTCACCATTTTCATTCCCCTGACAGTTGTTAAAAAGTCACTTTGTATAGTTGAAATATTTAAAGCTGGTTGTGCTGACACAAATGAAAAAGAAAACTTATTATACTGCTTttgataaattaagaaataactGCTTTTTGGTCCAGCTTTATGTGTTCTGTTAAGAAATATAATTAGAGATGGCATTTGTCAATCACCCATGGGCAGGCTTTAATAGGATTCTTAAAAATGATCAATGGATGATGGGAAAGTCCTATTGATGTTTGAAGTATGTTACTGTGGATGCTTATTGGTGCAAATATACTCTAGAAACCAAGATTTACCTCACTATGCTTCTAGTGGGTTGCAGTGCACCACCCAAGCATGAACGTATTCAGTAGTCAACCGCCTTCCAAAGCCAAGAACTCAATCAAGTTTCACCTGTGTGAAATTTTAAGTTGGGTTGGTACAATTGTACAATCCCCTGTAAAGGAGTAATGTAGATTTTATTCACCTCACATGAGCATATATTTACTGATACTTGAATGGTCTCTTCTTGAGAAACATTCATCCTGAAATTTTGAACCATCCATACTACTAGTAAGTTGATGGTTGaggggtttatgattatatgtattaaCTAATTTAATTTGGGCCATTTGATTTAACAATGCATTAAATGTTTCACTTACATTACAGGTGGGAAAAATGTTCAAGTGCTAGGTTTAAAATTTGGGTGAGCAATCGACGCACATTAATAGGTCGATGAAGGAACAGAACTGAACATTTTGTCATGATTCGcacaggccaaaaatgaacttaaagaacaaTAAACACAGCACATGGCTTGATGCATGCAACTGGCCCATTTGAAACTGCTTGCAGGAAAACAAGAGCATCTCACTTTGACTTTCCCTCCTGTGGTAAAAGCATGTAATGCCATTCAATGCTTAAAGGGCACTTAATTACACTGATGTCATTTGATTTATAAATATGAAGCAGTGTGGGGTGTGAGCTTTGTATCGTTCATTTGAAATAAGCTCTTGAGAGAAGAGGAGAGGAAGACGAGGCCATGGAGGGGAAAGGGAAAGgcatttgggttttgggtatgaTGTTGGGTGTGGTGTTGGTGTTAGCACAGAATGTAACATCGCAATCACAGATATATAGTTGCTGGGGAGGGTGCTACAACCAGTGTTATCTCATAAATGGGCAAACTAGGGCATCCAAGTGGCCTTGCTCTGCGAGTTGCATAAATGACTGCAACCCTTTCTTATCTTCGGCCTCCCTATCATTTAACTTTTGTCAGCTTGGTTGTTCATTAGCCTCATGCCTCAAATTCAGCTATGGTATgtttctactctctctctctctctctctctctctctctctctctgtgtgcACGCCTGTGCTTGCAAAGGTGAAGTAATTCTTTTTTATAGCTTGTATAGCTTCATCtacttagaaaataaaataaataaatatgaagatGCTCATAAATTTTGGTTCTTGAAATGAAGTAGGAGATCAGCTTCTGGGGGTGACATTGCTATCACCCAGTAAAGCTATTGGGTTAATTCAATCGGTTGGAATAAGtgatttatatatttttgtgtgtgtatgAATGTGTAATAAAATTGtttatattaataattattatcatcgttaaaagttaaataaataaatattaactAATGGTATGAGAGAGGATTagtattttgaatttatttaagAGTAAAAttttttgattgattaataaaatattaaatgtaATATAGAGTTTTATTTACTTTAAATTTATTTATCGCTTTGTTTTGgatcaataattttttttgaagaaaaaaataagtagaaaattcatcttttgttatatttttatattaaaagtaaaaatatattttagtattactcaaattaagaaaatgtaaatgttaatatttaaaaatgTACAAAATCAAAATTGTGTTaattaatttgttatatatatatatttttctttttcccttcgcataaccaattaaaaaaattttaatttctttagcTTTGATTTtacttttcttaatattttcaagttttaaaGTTAGTGTGGTCATGTCATACATAATAATTTAATTCATGTGGTAGGTCTAGCTCCTCTAGGTTGCAAAATGAAACATTAAACTCCATTGAACCGAGTTGACTCATTGAGTCTTGCCATGTTGGACCGAGTCATTTGAGTTCGACCAGCTTGGCATCGTTCACTCAAAATCCAGTTCAAGcctaataaaaatttatttgcagCGGACCAATTTACATGTAAacataattaagaaaaataaaatacaaaatatcaATTATACTGATATTGAATgagaattcaaaatataaaatttaagtaAAATTTAAGTACTTTATTTTATGATAGATAGGAAGTTGAATATTTAGTAAAATTacttttgtttatatatata
This genomic stretch from Malania oleifera isolate guangnan ecotype guangnan chromosome 3, ASM2987363v1, whole genome shotgun sequence harbors:
- the LOC131150708 gene encoding probable ADP-ribosylation factor GTPase-activating protein AGD14 yields the protein MANRAKEEERIEKIIRGLLKLPQNKRCINCSSLGPQYVCTTFWTFVCTNCSGIHREFTHRVKSISMAKFTFEEVGALQAGGNERAREIYFKVWDPQRHSFPDSSNLHRLREFIKHVYVDRKYAGDRSVHKLQKIKVGEKEEFYENMKAGTYSSGSRSPSYHERSSSGGKDEKSFRYYYDERRSPRYAQENSRYGGYKRSPVRFEVVDDRVREDGLGNGRRSAISRLSNGEVKTVGKSPDLQKNVDRSRSPVVRSIKDILGVNVPSLHVGEIPKSNAGRNVGRDDETSANTQMDASCQGTEPVSGNSSKYKRINSESLIDFSTDPVPPDAAVVQTQQNPQSKDGDTWLSCASSQKKVTQASDPNSLESLLSQLSGPAVVPIGCTPGVHMSGDAPSRTPVEDNCGLLSAGASPATPAEHTSAMPTSIGVSVAASGNNVSMLPPNECAALAAPVEVASVSPNGSADSIVMVTSEQKSPSVLQHQFFSSPPANSGCSAQQIIPTVGILDTQPQTSSLAPNKEGPFTASSNQSSQVVSKPAQEMSSGFGSQHLLGEAKSCGRKELPADLFTATYTSIPAQVMCWQTVQPQGMRFSTPHNPTMMVSYMPDNQVFSNSAKSTNPFDLNAETTQARDQAFVSMAPLQGALPRAPSDASAMLPHSAFALAMPQSAYMGQQASNNMPPPRQQDLGNFGNAGSINTNQQLTSGSLAPTASNSFSSMGTNPFG